TTGTGGGCGCCCGCGCTAAATCCGGCTTTGTTCAGTTTGCCTCTAACCGTGATGAGGCCCGGGAAAGGATTTCTTCGATATTGGGTAAAATGCATGGCGGCCACAGTATTGAGCGTGTTCTGGTTGAGCAGAGAATAAAGATCAAGCGGGAACTATATCTTTCGGTCATAGTTGACCGCCTCCAGCATCGGTTCCTGGTAATGACCAGCCGGCATGGCGGCATTGATATCGAAGAAGTGGCCCGCTCTAAACCGGAAGAATTATTAAAGTTCTACTTGAACACCGGTGCGGATATGCATGCTTTTATGGCTCGAACGATCGCCAGCGGATTGGGATTGAACGGTGCATTGCTAAATGCTGGCGCAGGGGTGATCCTGGGGCTTTACCGCCTCTTTCTCGGTTACGACTGTAAAGTCGCCGAGATCAATCCCCTCGTTGTGACGGAGGGTGACAGGCTGTTTGCGCTCGATGCAAAGGTCGATCTGGATGAGGATGCAATGTTCCGCCATCCTGATTTGAAGGAAATGGGCATCACAGCCCGGCATGAAGTTGGCGAATTGAGTGAGCGTGAGCGGATCGCGAAAAAGGCTGGGATTCCTTATGTAGATCTCGATGGTGATATCGGAGTTTTCCCCGGTGGCGCGGGTTTCGGTATTGCGGCAATTGATTTGATACAGCATTACGGCGGAAAGCCGGCGAATTTCATGGATTCTGGCGGAGCGCCGACCCAGGAGAAATTACGCGCTATGCTCGGACTATTGCTCGATAATCCGCGGGTGAAGGCTATTTTTGGTGCAAGATTTGGCGGCATATCGCGTTGTGATGATTGGGCGAAAGCCGTTGTTCAGTATGTGATCGAGAAAAAACCGGTGAAACCAATGGTGATGAGAATGGCCGGCAATATGGAAGAACAGGGGAGGAAAATAATCGAACAGGCGAAGAGTGAACATCCTGAACTCTTTCAGAAAATAACGGTCTATGCGTATGATATGCCTATCGAAGAGGTGATTAAGGAAACGATACGTGCTGCCAAGGCGGAGAAATAGATGTCGATAATAATCGACAGGAATACAGAGACAATTGTGCAGGGGATCACCGGGACCAATGCTGCGCTGCATACAAAATTCATGCGGGAGTATGGGACGAGGATAGTAGGTGGTGTCACGCCGGGCAAAATTGGTCAGGAAGTCGAAGGTGTTCCTGTCTATGATACGGTCAGGGATTGTTTGGTTGAACATCCCAATGTGACAGTTTCGAGTATCTGGGTACCTCCCCGTTTTGCCAAAGATGCGATCCTTGAAGCGGTCGAAGCTGGTATCAAGCGTATTGTTGTGATCACCGAGAGAATACCGGTTCATGATATGCTGTATGCACGGCGGGTGGCAAAAGAGAATAACGCGATGATCATAGGCGGCAATACCCCCGGGATCATTTCACCGGGCAGAGCCCTGATCGGCATGTTGCCAAAAATCGCTTTTCAATCCGGTCGTATCGGAACGGTCGCACGCAGCGGCGCCGTAACTTATTATATTGCCAATTCGCTCAACCTTGCCAGGCTCGGTGAATCCACGTCCGTGGGATTGGGCGGGGATCCAATATTGGGTACGAATTTCGAGGACGTACTGAGGCTGTTTGAAGAGGATGATGAGACCGATGCCGTGGTAATGGCAGGTGAGATAGGCGGCGTGTATGAAGAACTGGCCGCTCCATACATCAAGGAAATGTCGAAACCCGTAGTGGCCTACATCACTGGTAAAGCGGCGCCCCAGGGAAAAAGACTGGGTCATGCAGGTGCCATAATCGAAGGAAACATGGGTACGGCAGCCAGTAAGATCAGGGCATTGGATGAAAACGGAGCGCTCATTGCAGAAACTCTCAGCGAGATACCCATGTTAGTGAAAAAGGCACTCGGCCACGAAGCACAGTGAGGTTAGACAATCATTGTGGTTGATGAGGAGGAGGTATGTGGAAGACTGGTATTTCGAAGATTGAACCTAATCATATTGTAACCCGAGGTTATCGGCAGGAGGATCTGATCGGTAGCGTTCCCTTCGCCTCTGTTTTTTTTCTTCTTTTAACCGGCAAAATGCCGGACAAGAATGAGGCATCTATGATCGACGCTCTCATCACCTCTTCGGTCGATCATGGCGTAACACCTCCCACGACGCATGCAGCGAGATTGGTTGCCTCTGCCGGTGTTCCACTGCCGACTGCAGTAGCGGCCGGAGTGCTTGCTGTGGGTGATGTGCATGGTGGCGCAATTGAGGAGGGAGCCCGTATTCTGCAGGAATGGGTTAAGAAAGGTAAAGAGAACGGTTGGTCCGACGGGACGACCGCCCGCGAGTTGTTGAAGCATCTAAGTGATACGCAGAAACGAATGCCTGGTTTCGGTCACCGTATTCACAGTCAGGACCCCCGGACACGGCGTTTGTTCTTGCTTGCCAAGGATCTGGGTTTTGAGCGTGAGCACGTGAAGCTATCTCTGGCAATCGAGCAGGAATTCGCATGCAAGAAGGCGCTGCCAATAAATGTCGACGGTGCGATCGCAGCAATCATCTCTGACATGGGTTTTGACTGGCGGCTTGGAAAGGCATTTTTTCTCATTGGCAGGGTTGCAGGCATGATCGCACATGTTTATGAAGAAATGACATCGGAGAAGCCGATGAGGCGAATGTGCACACAGGAGACCGAATATGACGGACCGTGGGAGAGATCCTCTGAAGAATAGAGATACAGGGTGCGTGGCATGACACTTGCTGAGAAGATTCTTGCCCGAGCTGCGGGCAGAAAATCAGTGAAGCCGCGGGAAGTAGTTACTGCGAAGATAGATGTGGCAATGTCTCATGAAAACGCCGATGTCGTATTGCGGGCTTTCAGAGAAATCGGTGTTGAAAAGGTATGGAATCCAGATCGCATGGTGATCCTATTCGACCATCGCGTTCCTGCTGAAAGTGAAAAGACCGCAGCGACACACCAGCGGATAAGACAGTTCGTGACCAAACAGCATATAAAGTATTTTTATGATCTGAAAGAAGGCATCTGCCATCAGATACTGCCCGAGCACGGGCATAGCCGCCCAGGTGATGTCATGGTTGGTACTGATTCTCACACGACAACCCATGGAGCGTACGGAACTTTTGCGACCGGCATTGGAGCCACCGAGATGGCGGGGGTGTGGGCGACCGGCGAGCTTTGGTTCATGGTTCCGGAGACGATGATGATAAATGTCACCGGTAAATTCCAGAAGTACGTGTCGGCGAAGGATCTTATACTCAATATCATCGGTAAGATAAGTGCATCTGGCGCTGATTATCGCGCGGTTGAATTTTCCGGAGCGACAATCAGTGACATGAGTCTTGCATCAAGAATGGTTTTGACAAACCTCTCGATGGAGATGGGCGCCAAAGTAGCATTTGTTGCTCCCGATACGAAAACAATTGACTATGTTAGGGATCATACCGAGCAAAAATTCGAACCACTTTTGCCGGACTCTGATGCCGAATATGTTGAGGAGATGAACATCGATGTCTCTTCTTTGACGAGCATGATTGCGTGTCCGCACACCGTGGATAACGTAAAGCCGGTATCTGAAGTTGCCGGCACCAGGATCGATCAGGCACTGATCGGCTCGTGCACCAATGGCCGCCTTGAAGACCTGGCAGCTGCTAGTGAGATTCTTGCTGGTAAAAAGGTCTCACCGGACGTCCGTCTTCTGGTTATCCCTGCTTCTCGGCGAGTTTATCTCGATGCAATGCGAAAAGGTTACCTTGAGATTTTCGTCAAGGCAGGAGGGGTAGTGCTAAACCCGGGCTGCGGCCCTTGTCTTGGTGCCCACCAGGGATTGATGGCTCCAGGTGAAGTATGTATATCAACGACAAACCGTAATTTCAAAGGCAGAATGGGAAGTTCTGAATCATTCATCTACCTGGCATCGCCAGCCACCGTGGCGTCATCGGCGCTGACCGGCGTCATAACTGCACCAGAGGCCTCTCGCAAGGCCCAGAAAGTTGTATGAAGATGATCAGGGGCAAGGTCTATAAGTTTGGCGATGACATCAATACCGACGTCATCTATCCCGGGACATACCTGTCGATTACAACCGACCGACAGGAAATGGCAAAGCATTGTTTTGAAACGGTGTATCCTGATTTCCTGAAAACAGCCAAACCAGGAGAAATAATCGTTGCCGGCAAGAACTTCGGTTGCGGGTCGTCGCGTGAGCAGGCAGCAACGTGCCTGAAATTTTTCGGCATAAGTGCCGTTGTTGCTGATTCTTTTGCGCGGATTTTCTTTCGCAATGCCATCAACCTTGGTCTGCCGGTGATTGTCGCACCCGGGGCGGCGCGCATGGTGGAGCACGGTGATGAAATAGAGGTCGATCTTGAGAAAGGCCTCGTCAGGAATTGTAAGACAGGGAAAACGGTTCAATCGTCGAGACTGCCCGATTTTGTCATGGGAATACTCAGTGATGGAGGACTGATCGCACACCTGCAGAAAAAAATCCGTGGAGGTAAGACAAGAGGAGGATGAATGAGACAATTCGTGGTTATTGGCCTGGGCCGTTTCGGCTCAAGCATTGCTCGCGCTTTGAGCGAGAAGAATTTTGAAGTTCTGGCAATAGACAAGGACGAAGCGCAAGTGAAGGCGATGGAAGGTGTAGTATCGCAGGCAGTTGTTCTTGATGCCACGGATGAAAAATCCCTGCGCGAGTTGGGTGTGCAGGATTTTGATACGGCAATAGTAAGTATGGGTGATACAGTTGAAGACAGCATCATGATCACATTGACATTGAAGGAACTCGGGGTGAGACAGGTCATTGTCAAGGCAAAAAGCGACCTGCACTCAAAGATTCTCAGAAAGGTGGGCGCTGACCGGATAACCATTCCGGAGCGAGAGATGGCCGACCGTCTGGCTCAGAGTCTTGCCAGTCCCAAGATCTTCGATTTCATTGAGGTTTCGGAGACTTATGGCATAGTTGAGATGGTTGCGCCGAAAAAATTTGCCAACAAGACTCTTTCCGAGCTCAAGCTGCGTGATAAGTACAAGGTGAGTGTTGTCGCGATCAAGAGAAAAATTCCATACTCCAAGCCGGACGGTTCAACCGATTTCAAAGAGGAATTCATTGTCGGCCCTGGTGGAGCTGATGAAATCATACCTGGCGATGTCTATATCTTGCTCGGGCGTAATGAAGACATAGACAAGATCAGGAAACTATGAACGACGACTACAGTGATCTGATCGAGCTGGGGGGATTCTACATCTTGAGCCAACGTTATGACGAAGCGATAAAGGTTCTGCGCAAGGCCGAGAAGATTCAGAAGACCGATCCCAAACTCTACTATAACCTGGGTATTGCATATGAGGCACTGAATGAAATAAGTGATGCACGTGATGCATTCAGACTAGTTCTCAAGCTGTCGCCCGATAACAAATCCGCGCAGGAACATCTTGATAAATTGATCGAAGAATGAAGCATCATGTCGTGAAGGAAAGAATCACCTACACGGGTGAGCAGCTCAGGAGCAATTTTGCCTATTCAGTCTTTGGTGTCATCGGTGACTCAATAGTTGCTTTCTGCGGTCCCTGCGATGTAAAGAGGACTGCCATGGTCGATATTGAAGACCTCAAGGCCGGCAACAGGATATACTCGGATAATATGCTCCACTTCATTGTTGAACATCACGATACAGATCTTGAGAAGAGTGTGCTCAGGCAGTTAATGCTTGTAAATATCGTCAAGGATTCCTTGAACCGACAACTCGGTGACCTGGCCGTAAGACGAGTTCATACCGATCTATACGATGATGACTCAAAACTATCTGTGTCGGTTACCACGGTGACACCTCTTTCTACCCTCATACACATGGGTATCAATATATCTTCACAGAACACCCCGGTGAAAACAAAGGGCCTGGCCGATTATGAAGTTGACCCTCTGACCTTTGCCGGTGCAGTCATGCAAGAGTACGTTGAGGAAGTAGATAGGATATACAAGTCACGGTGCAAGGTTAAGTGGGTGGAGTGAGAGTAGTCATCCAATGATCTTGTCGAACAATAGCAGATAGTTATTTTCCCAATGAAGGGTTTTGTCAGAGAAATTTTCTCATCGCTGCAGGGCGAGGGTGTGCAGGTAGGGCAGAGGATGACATTCGTGAGGTTATACGGATGCAATCTTTCATGCGCTTACTGTGACACCCGCGAAGCAAGGGCTAAGAACGGAGAATTATTGTACAAGGGTACTGTTTTCGAAAATCCTGTGACCCCTGATTTTGTTGTCGATAAGATCGAAGACAGATTCGTGGCGATCACGGGTGGCGAACCGTTGCTGCAGAGGGAGTTCCTGCGCGAAATCTGTATTCATCTTAGCGAGTTAAAGAAGTCATTGTACCTGGAAACCAACGGATCGCTGCCTGAGAATCTTGAGGGATTAGTCGATTATTTTGACTCCGTTGCTCTCGATTTCAAGATACCCAGCGCCACTGGACAATCTGCATTATGGGCGGAGCATGAACGTTCCTTGGTATCTGCCGCGAACAAGAGTGTTTTTGTGAAAATCGTGATAACGAACGATATCCAGATGCATGAAATCATGACGGTTTGTGAGATCGTTGCTCGCGTGCGGAAGACTATACCACTCGTCATTCAACCTGTCTTTGGCGATCGCATAGATGGTCTGCTCGATATACAGAAAACAGCCTTACAGGTGCTCGATGACGTCAGGATAATCCCGCAGATCCACAAATATCTTGGACTAAAGTAATGTTGAAATGCCTGTTGATGTTATGGCGGGTATCCAACCTTTTCGAGAAAATTGCTGCGGTACGAAAGATTCGGGATCAGATAAAAGAATATCGTGTTATAAAAACCGAGCCGCGGTGACACAATAATGTTGCGTAGCATTATTGAATCCCACGAGTAAAAGCGATCCCGCAGCCACTCCATTGTTGAATAGAGCGCTTGAGGTGCCATCCCGGGAGTATTCACTACCGGCATCCATTGATCATAGAGCGAGTAGTCTTGCACGATCTGACCTTTTGCCAGGTATTCTTTATATGTCTTTGTGTCGGGTAACGGGGTCTGTACAGCGAGTTCGATTATGTCGACTCTTAGTCTTGTAAGGAATTTCAATAGACGCTGGTAGAACTGGCTGTCTTCTCCCTCGTACCCTAATCTGATCTTGCATCCTGCTGTTATACGGCAGTTATGGATCATTCCTATTTGATACTCTTTTTCTTTTAGATATGATTCATTATCAATGTTGTCGATCAGATCACGCCCCAGCCAGTCTTCTTTCAGATAGATAATGCGCACGCCGTCGTCACGCAATTGATGAAATAACTCCGGCCTTTTGAAAATATCGCTCGTGGTTTGAAATATCCACATTTTTTTGTAGCGCCAGCATTTTTCCAGAAGCCTCATACTATAGCTGATATCATAGAGGAAATCATCATCCAGAACAAATACTGCTTTGCGTTTCGTTTGGGCAATTGCCTCGGTTGCCCTGTTGATATTCCATCGGTCTGCACTTTTGTAAAGAACATTCTCGTAACAGTAGTCTTTGTGTGCCTCCACGCAGTGACAGCCGAAAGATGTTCTTATCTGTGAGAAGAAGGGATTAAAACCGAATTTCATTTCAAATCCCCTGTCGACGTCAAAGTGCCGGATCTTGTCCGACGTGTAGATGTCCTTGAGGTTTTTCTTTCTGAAATCGGTGATTATATTATTCCATACGGCACAGATATCACCGATAACGGTCGATGTGCAATATCCCATGGTTCCGGATGGAAAGAGAGTTGGATATGAACCGTAGCACACTGTAGGTGTTTCACTGCCCCATTTGGAGACGGTCAGGTTTTCCACGTGACGACCGAGATTCAGCGGTACGTGGATTACAACGATATCAGGCGATATGTCAGGCAGGGTCTCAATATGCTCGTCTACATATATGAAATCATGGCTCCTGGCAAGATGTGCAAGGCGCATTGCGTCATAATTTGGTCTTCTGAAGAAGGGACTTCCTCTTAGTGCCTCAAAAGGCGTGTAGCGACGTTGACTCGGTGCGGGATTATAGAAGAGAATCTTCATAAATCTACCGATTTGATGATGTAAATCACCTGGTTATGTCGTTGAATGTGACGAAAATGATAAGGAGCAGGATGATTGCGTAACCTACCTGCTGGATAATCAGGCGCGTCCGGTGGGAGAATCTCCTGTTTCTTAGTGCCTCGATAATGGATATCATAACATGCCCACCATCGAGCGCAGGAATCGGAAAGAGGTTTATCAACCCCAGATTGATCGATATGATCGCTAATAGTCCCAGTAAATTCTCAAAACCCCAGCGCGCCGACTCACCACTCAACTGCGCGATCGCGATAGGTCCACCTATGGAACGCCGAGAAATGCGTCCGATGATCAGTTGATATAGTGTCTTGAGGGTCAACCACAGAACCTCAATGCTTCTCTGCACTGAGAGCGACACAACGTCTATTAAGGGTACGTGCTTGCGCTCTAACGGCATTATCGCACCTATCTGTCCTATCGTGTCGGCGCTAATGGGATCGTAAAATGGTACCGGTGTGATCTGTGCATCTTTGATAACACCATCTTCTTCCCAGACAAAGTACAGCGGAACATTCTTCGAAGGCCGAACTATTTCTATCATTTGATTCCACGAGCTTATGTCTTGGTTATCGATCTGAATGATGCGAACGCCTTCCTTCATGCCTGCCTTTTGGGCCGGACCGTCAAGTTTGAGAGACCCCAGCAGAGGTGGAACGAGCGGCGTGATGCCCAATGAGTCTAATCTTATTACTATATTCTTCTCCAAATACGTTCCGTCGCGCATCAGACCGATTGACACATCTTCACCTTCAAGCTCAATAAGTATTTCTGATGCTTCATCCCAATCACGAACGCGCATACCGGATACAGCGACTATGGAATCGTTCGTCAGCAGACCAGCGTTCTCGGCAACAGTGCCGGGTTCAACTACGACTTTCATATAGGGATTTATCAACATGCCGTATATACCGATTATTGCCGCGAATACGAAGAATGATGAAAAAATATTGAAGAGCGGTCCGCTCAGCACTATGAGCACACGTTGATATATTGGTGCATCATAAAAACCCGCAACCTTATCCTTAACTTCAGTGTGTGTTTTTTCTGTGTGTTCAGTGTCTTTCAGTGTCTTCTGGGAAATTTCACCCTCATCTTCACCGGCGATCTTCACATAACCACCCAAAGGGAAATAGGCGATACGAAAATCGGTTTCGCCGATTTTCTTGCGGATAAGTGGAGGACCGTAGCCGATAGAGAATTTCTCAACGGGTATCTTGAAGAATTTAGCCATCAAGAAGTGTCCGAATTCATGTATTGTTATTGAAAATGCCAGGATGAAGAGAAAGGCGAGCAGCGTAACTAGCATGCTATGCTTTTGACCCTCTCTTTCGCCCACGCTGTAGCCTGCAAGTAATGCTCGAGGTTACCTTGACGGGGTTGATGCTGTTCAACAACTTCCGCAATAATCGACGGTATTTGGTTGAATTTGATTTTATCATCAAGGAACAGTTTAACTGCCTCTTCATTGGCTGAATTGAGTACAGCTGGCATGGTCTTGCCTACTTCGAGCGCCTGATATGCTAACCGCAGACAAGGGAATTTTTTGAAATCTGGCGAAGTAAAGGTGAGTGACCTATTTTGCGTGATATCGAGATAAGTTGTCGGGGACGGCAATCGGTCCGGCGCAGTGAGCGCGTATTGTATAGGCAAACGCATGTCTGGAGTTGATAGTTGGGCCAGTAACGTCCCGTCTTTGAATTGAACGAGCGAATGGCATAGTGCTTCGGGATGTATCACGACCTTTATCATGTGCGCAGGGAAATTGAATAGATGGTAAGCTTCGATAACCTCAAGTCCCTTGTTCATCATTGTTGCGGAATCAACCGTGATTTTTCTGCCCATTTTCCAAACCGGATGATTCAGCACGTCCTTTTTGGTCACATTACGCAACGATCTCTTGAGGAACGGACCACCCGATGCGGTGAGGATAATACTCATGACATCCGCTTTTTTCCTACCTTCGAGGCACTGGTAGATTGCCGAGTGTTCGCTGTCGATGGGGATGATCTTTACACGCGCTTTCCTTGCTTTCTGCATGACAAGATTTCCATAATTCACGAGTATTTCCTTTGTTGCCAGGCACAACTCCATTTTCTTTTCGATCGCACGCATGATGCCTCTGATACCGATAGAACTTGCTAGTGCACAGATAATCTTGTCTGCATCGAGGGTGTCGATCATTTCTGCAATACCGTTTTCGCCAACAAGCAGTTTGACACGGCCGAGTTTCTTCCTGAGGTGTTTCTGTTGCTTATCTTTTATGAGTGTGATGATTTGCGGTTTTAGTAGCGATGCCTGCTCAGATAGTAACCGGTAATTGCCGTATGCAGCAAGTCCGACAACTTTGTATTTCCCGAGGTTATTTATTACCCGTACTGTGTTCCGACCGATCGACCCTGTTGAACCAAGGATTATTACTTTCTTCACGGTAGGCTTCTCTCAACTATTCCCAGGTCTTTGCGGTCCGTGACCTTGATGTTGCCTGGGTGGCCCTGGCATACGTAGACCGATTTGCCCAGTGATTCGAGGATTGCCGATTCATCAGTATATTCGATGCGGAAATCGGCTTGTTTCATGGCTTTTCTAATGGTCTGCAAGTCGTAGAATTGTGGCGTTTGCACAAGAAAAAGGTCTTCACGTGGGATCGTGTCCTGAACGCGACGTTTGACAACTCTCTTGACCGTATCGCTCACTCTGACTGCAAGAATGACCGCTTTGTGTTTGCGGCACATCGCAATGCCCTTTGTTATCATTGATTGTGTGACTAGCGGTCTGACCGCGTCGTGGATGATGACGATGCCCGATTTGCTTCTCAGGGTACGTAACCCGTTGACAACGGAATCTTGCCTCCGCTTGCCGCCGGCCACGACGCTGCTTATCTTGTTCAGGCCGGCATCCCTGATTGTTCTCTTCGTGCTTCTTATCTTCGCTTTTGGCACAACGATGGTGATTGTGTCGACTTTGTCATGCTTCTGAAAAACAGACGCCGCGTAGAAGAAG
This window of the candidate division WOR-3 bacterium genome carries:
- the ispD gene encoding 2-C-methyl-D-erythritol 4-phosphate cytidylyltransferase, which codes for MGIHAIIVAAGAGRRFGDKKQFFLVRGRPLFFYAASVFQKHDKVDTITIVVPKAKIRSTKRTIRDAGLNKISSVVAGGKRRQDSVVNGLRTLRSKSGIVIIHDAVRPLVTQSMITKGIAMCRKHKAVILAVRVSDTVKRVVKRRVQDTIPREDLFLVQTPQFYDLQTIRKAMKQADFRIEYTDESAILESLGKSVYVCQGHPGNIKVTDRKDLGIVERSLP
- a CDS encoding acetate--CoA ligase family protein; this encodes MRLYEYEGKRIFARYGLPVPPGVVIDSNSYQQLDKVTYPVVIKAQAFVGARAKSGFVQFASNRDEARERISSILGKMHGGHSIERVLVEQRIKIKRELYLSVIVDRLQHRFLVMTSRHGGIDIEEVARSKPEELLKFYLNTGADMHAFMARTIASGLGLNGALLNAGAGVILGLYRLFLGYDCKVAEINPLVVTEGDRLFALDAKVDLDEDAMFRHPDLKEMGITARHEVGELSERERIAKKAGIPYVDLDGDIGVFPGGAGFGIAAIDLIQHYGGKPANFMDSGGAPTQEKLRAMLGLLLDNPRVKAIFGARFGGISRCDDWAKAVVQYVIEKKPVKPMVMRMAGNMEEQGRKIIEQAKSEHPELFQKITVYAYDMPIEEVIKETIRAAKAEK
- the dxr gene encoding 1-deoxy-D-xylulose-5-phosphate reductoisomerase, whose translation is MKKVIILGSTGSIGRNTVRVINNLGKYKVVGLAAYGNYRLLSEQASLLKPQIITLIKDKQQKHLRKKLGRVKLLVGENGIAEMIDTLDADKIICALASSIGIRGIMRAIEKKMELCLATKEILVNYGNLVMQKARKARVKIIPIDSEHSAIYQCLEGRKKADVMSIILTASGGPFLKRSLRNVTKKDVLNHPVWKMGRKITVDSATMMNKGLEVIEAYHLFNFPAHMIKVVIHPEALCHSLVQFKDGTLLAQLSTPDMRLPIQYALTAPDRLPSPTTYLDITQNRSLTFTSPDFKKFPCLRLAYQALEVGKTMPAVLNSANEEAVKLFLDDKIKFNQIPSIIAEVVEQHQPRQGNLEHYLQATAWAKERVKSIAC
- a CDS encoding 3-isopropylmalate dehydratase small subunit, giving the protein MKMIRGKVYKFGDDINTDVIYPGTYLSITTDRQEMAKHCFETVYPDFLKTAKPGEIIVAGKNFGCGSSREQAATCLKFFGISAVVADSFARIFFRNAINLGLPVIVAPGAARMVEHGDEIEVDLEKGLVRNCKTGKTVQSSRLPDFVMGILSDGGLIAHLQKKIRGGKTRGG
- a CDS encoding 3-isopropylmalate dehydratase large subunit; the encoded protein is MTLAEKILARAAGRKSVKPREVVTAKIDVAMSHENADVVLRAFREIGVEKVWNPDRMVILFDHRVPAESEKTAATHQRIRQFVTKQHIKYFYDLKEGICHQILPEHGHSRPGDVMVGTDSHTTTHGAYGTFATGIGATEMAGVWATGELWFMVPETMMINVTGKFQKYVSAKDLILNIIGKISASGADYRAVEFSGATISDMSLASRMVLTNLSMEMGAKVAFVAPDTKTIDYVRDHTEQKFEPLLPDSDAEYVEEMNIDVSSLTSMIACPHTVDNVKPVSEVAGTRIDQALIGSCTNGRLEDLAAASEILAGKKVSPDVRLLVIPASRRVYLDAMRKGYLEIFVKAGGVVLNPGCGPCLGAHQGLMAPGEVCISTTNRNFKGRMGSSESFIYLASPATVASSALTGVITAPEASRKAQKVV
- the sucD gene encoding succinate--CoA ligase subunit alpha; amino-acid sequence: MSIIIDRNTETIVQGITGTNAALHTKFMREYGTRIVGGVTPGKIGQEVEGVPVYDTVRDCLVEHPNVTVSSIWVPPRFAKDAILEAVEAGIKRIVVITERIPVHDMLYARRVAKENNAMIIGGNTPGIISPGRALIGMLPKIAFQSGRIGTVARSGAVTYYIANSLNLARLGESTSVGLGGDPILGTNFEDVLRLFEEDDETDAVVMAGEIGGVYEELAAPYIKEMSKPVVAYITGKAAPQGKRLGHAGAIIEGNMGTAASKIRALDENGALIAETLSEIPMLVKKALGHEAQ
- a CDS encoding citryl-CoA lyase, encoding MWKTGISKIEPNHIVTRGYRQEDLIGSVPFASVFFLLLTGKMPDKNEASMIDALITSSVDHGVTPPTTHAARLVASAGVPLPTAVAAGVLAVGDVHGGAIEEGARILQEWVKKGKENGWSDGTTARELLKHLSDTQKRMPGFGHRIHSQDPRTRRLFLLAKDLGFEREHVKLSLAIEQEFACKKALPINVDGAIAAIISDMGFDWRLGKAFFLIGRVAGMIAHVYEEMTSEKPMRRMCTQETEYDGPWERSSEE
- the rseP gene encoding RIP metalloprotease RseP; translation: MGEREGQKHSMLVTLLAFLFILAFSITIHEFGHFLMAKFFKIPVEKFSIGYGPPLIRKKIGETDFRIAYFPLGGYVKIAGEDEGEISQKTLKDTEHTEKTHTEVKDKVAGFYDAPIYQRVLIVLSGPLFNIFSSFFVFAAIIGIYGMLINPYMKVVVEPGTVAENAGLLTNDSIVAVSGMRVRDWDEASEILIELEGEDVSIGLMRDGTYLEKNIVIRLDSLGITPLVPPLLGSLKLDGPAQKAGMKEGVRIIQIDNQDISSWNQMIEIVRPSKNVPLYFVWEEDGVIKDAQITPVPFYDPISADTIGQIGAIMPLERKHVPLIDVVSLSVQRSIEVLWLTLKTLYQLIIGRISRRSIGGPIAIAQLSGESARWGFENLLGLLAIISINLGLINLFPIPALDGGHVMISIIEALRNRRFSHRTRLIIQQVGYAIILLLIIFVTFNDITR
- a CDS encoding TrkA family potassium uptake protein, whose translation is MRQFVVIGLGRFGSSIARALSEKNFEVLAIDKDEAQVKAMEGVVSQAVVLDATDEKSLRELGVQDFDTAIVSMGDTVEDSIMITLTLKELGVRQVIVKAKSDLHSKILRKVGADRITIPEREMADRLAQSLASPKIFDFIEVSETYGIVEMVAPKKFANKTLSELKLRDKYKVSVVAIKRKIPYSKPDGSTDFKEEFIVGPGGADEIIPGDVYILLGRNEDIDKIRKL
- a CDS encoding DUF366 family protein; this encodes MKERITYTGEQLRSNFAYSVFGVIGDSIVAFCGPCDVKRTAMVDIEDLKAGNRIYSDNMLHFIVEHHDTDLEKSVLRQLMLVNIVKDSLNRQLGDLAVRRVHTDLYDDDSKLSVSVTTVTPLSTLIHMGINISSQNTPVKTKGLADYEVDPLTFAGAVMQEYVEEVDRIYKSRCKVKWVE
- a CDS encoding 7-carboxy-7-deazaguanine synthase QueE yields the protein MKGFVREIFSSLQGEGVQVGQRMTFVRLYGCNLSCAYCDTREARAKNGELLYKGTVFENPVTPDFVVDKIEDRFVAITGGEPLLQREFLREICIHLSELKKSLYLETNGSLPENLEGLVDYFDSVALDFKIPSATGQSALWAEHERSLVSAANKSVFVKIVITNDIQMHEIMTVCEIVARVRKTIPLVIQPVFGDRIDGLLDIQKTALQVLDDVRIIPQIHKYLGLK
- a CDS encoding tetratricopeptide repeat protein; this translates as MNDDYSDLIELGGFYILSQRYDEAIKVLRKAEKIQKTDPKLYYNLGIAYEALNEISDARDAFRLVLKLSPDNKSAQEHLDKLIEE